In Jaculus jaculus isolate mJacJac1 chromosome 4, mJacJac1.mat.Y.cur, whole genome shotgun sequence, a single genomic region encodes these proteins:
- the Klhl23 gene encoding kelch-like protein 23 — translation MALKGQEDYIYLFKDSAHPVDFLDAFRTFYLDGLFTDITLQSPSGIIFHCHRAVLAACSNYFKAMFTADMKEKFKNKIKLSGIHHDVLEGLVNYAYTSQIEITKRNVQSLLEAADLLQFLSVKKACEQFLVRHLDIDNCIGMHSFAEFHVCPELEKESRRLLCSRFKEVWQQEEFLEISLEKFLFILSRKNLSVWKEEAIIEPVIKWTAHDVENRIECLYNLLSYINIDIDPVYLKTALGLQRSCMLTENKIRSLIYNALNPMHKEISQRSTATMYIIGGYYWHPLSEVHIWDPLTNVWIQGAEIPDYTRESYGVTCLGPNIYVTGGYRTDNIEALDTVWIYNSESDEWTEGLPMLNARYYHCAVTLGGCVYALGGYRKGAPAEEAEFYDPLKEKWLPIANMIKGVGNATACVLHEIIYVIGGHCGYRGSCTYDKVQSYNSDINEWSLITSSPHPEYGLCSVPFENKLYLVGGQTTITECYDPEQNAWRETAPMMERRMECGAVIMNGCIYVTGGYSYSKGTYLQSIEKYDPDLNKWEIVGNLPSAMRSHGCVCVYNV, via the exons ATGGCTCTAAAAGGACAAGAAGAttatatttatcttttcaaagattcGGCGCATCCAGTGGATTTTCTGGATGCATTCAGAACATTTTACTTGGATGGATTATTTACTGATATTACCCTGCAGAGTCCTTCGGGCATAATCTTCCATTGTCACAGAGCTGTTTTAGCTGCCTGCAGCAATTATTTTAAGGCCATGTTCACAGCTgacatgaaagaaaaatttaaaaataaaataaaactctctgGCATCCATCATGATGTTTTGGAAGGCCTTGTGAATTATGCGTACACTTCACAAATTGAAATAACGAAAAGAAACGTTCAAAGTCTGCTAGAAGCAGCAGATCTGCTCCAGTTCCTCTCAGTAAAGAAGGCTTGCGAGCAGTTTTTGGTAAGGCACCTGGATATTGATAACTGTATTGGAATGCACTCCTTTGCAGAGTTTCATGTGTGTCCAGAACTAGAGAAGGAGTCTCGAAGACTTCTGTGCTCAAGGTTTAAAGAAGTCTGGCAACAAGAAGAGTTTCTGGAGATCAGCCTTGAGAAGTTCCTCTTTATCTTGTCCAGGAAGAACCTCAGTGTTTGGAAAGAAGAGGCTATCATAGAGCCGGTTATCAAGTGGACTGCTCATGATGTAGAAAATCGAATTGAATGCCTATATAACCTCCTAAGCTATATCAACATAGATATAGATCCAGTGTACTTAAAAACAGCATTAGGCCTTCAAAGAAGCTGCATGCTAACTGAGAATAAGATACGCTCTTTAATATACAATGCGTTGAATCCCATGCATAAAGAGATTTCCCAGAGGTCCACAGCCACCATGTATATCATTGGAGGCTATTACTGGCATCCTTTATCAGAGGTTCACATATGGGATCCTTTGACAAACGTTTGGATTCAGGGAGCAGAAATCCCAGATTATACCAGGGAGAGCTATGGTGTTACATGTTTAGGACCCAACATTTATGTAACTGGAGGCTACAGGACAGATAACATAGAAGCTCTTGACACAGTGTGGATCTACAACAGTGAAAGTGATGAGTGGACGGAAGGCTTGCCGATGCTCAATGCCAGGTATTACCACTGTGCAGTCACTTTAGGTGGCTGTGTATATGCTCTAGGTGGTTACAGAAAAGGGGCTCCAGCCGAAGAGGCAGAGTTCTATGATCCATTGAAAGAGAAATGGCTTCCTATTGCAAACATGATTAAAG GTGTGGGAAATGCTACTGCCTGTGTCTTACATGAAATTATCTATGTCATTGGCGGCCACTGCGGCTACAGAGGGAGCTGCACATATGACAAAGTGCAGAGCTACAATTCAGACATCAACGAATGGAGCCTGATTACCTCCAGTCCACACCCAG aataCGGATTGTGCTCAGTTCCCTTTGAAAATAAGTTATATTTAGTAGGCGGACAGACAACCATCACAGAATGCTATGACCCTGAACAAAATGCGTGGAGAGAGACTGCGCCCATGATGGAAAGGAGGATGGAGTGTGGGGCTGTCATCATGAATGGATGCATCTATGTCACCGGAGGCTACTCCTACTCAAAGGGGACTTACCTTCAGAGCATCGAGAAATATGATCCAGATCTTAATAAGTGGGAAATAGTAGGCAATCTTCCGAGTGCCATGCGATCTCatggatgtgtttgtgtgtataatgTCTAA